From one Sesamum indicum cultivar Zhongzhi No. 13 linkage group LG13, S_indicum_v1.0, whole genome shotgun sequence genomic stretch:
- the LOC105176260 gene encoding protein LYK2, with protein MINKLQLTSFVFFNLVIVSVLAQNLLSCDTASSLDYVCGGNKSQQKCKTFAVLRANPRYSSLSNLSSYLGISPSELAKANDFLGETEILSAEQPILIPIDCECSSGGIFGAQVRKTTVAGESFYEISESLEGLTTCKAIQEKNPSISPWNLGERISLLVPLKCACPATDDLSKFLLSYPVREGDKLSELAVKFNVSQESIVSANGRCSRAGLFKPNNSLVPLSTLLIPLKAKPVLGLSAKSQEPNLGYPAASIKVRGSHKRRKPKMWMIGVYIAIGIVGLLACLAIGAAFFFIHCKRKKEDPIKNGDSELQQLSLSIRTTSDKKVSFEGSQYNFDDPITATTTPHKMRDENYTFEELQKATEDFSLSNLIEGSVFHGRLKGKNLAIKRVPSDVISKIDYEILQDRIHRHPNTIRLLGTCLTDSPDSYIVLEYAKNGSLKDWIHGGLAIKSHFIASCNCFLTWNQRVKVCVDVATALQHMHHIMNPSYVHRNIKSRNIFLDEDFSAKVGNFGMANCSGQEAEDQESYQAAWNKGYLAPEYLSEGIISPSVDVFAYGVVLLEVLSGKPPITREEGKEDGSLIKLSDEIKQILQSEDAEELREWIDGALGENYSFDGAVMVANLARSCVEDDPSLRPNAGEIVEKLLRLVEELGEGEELNVCESSCKPLVKAAAIEM; from the coding sequence ATGATCAATAAACTCCAACTTACATCTTTTGTCTTCTTCAATCTTGTTATTGTATCTGTTCTTGCCCAAAACCTGCTCAGCTGCGACACAGCATCTTCATTGGACTATGTTTGTGGTGGGAATAAGTCTCAGCAAAAATGCAAGACATTTGCTGTTCTTCGGGCTAATCCTCGATACTCGTCTCTTTCGAATCTGAGCTCTTACTTGGGCATTAGTCCTTCCGAGCTTGCCAAAGCTAATGACTTTTTGGGTGAGACCGAAATCTTGTCTGCGGAGCAGCCTATTTTGATCCCAATTGATTGTGAATGCAGCAGTGGGGGGATTTTTGGAGCACAAGTGAGAAAAACCACTGTTGCAGGAGAGAGCTTCTATGAGATTTCCGAGTCTTTGGAGGGCTTAACAACTTGCAAGGCCATTCAGGAGAAAAACCCGAGTATTTCCCCCTGGAATCTTGGAGAAAGAATTAGTCTTTTGGTTCCTCTTAAGTGTGCTTGCCCAGCTACAGATGATTTGAGTAAGTTTTTGCTGTCTTATCCAGTTAGAGAAGGTGATAAACTAAGTGAATTGGCAGTTAAGTTCAATGTTAGTCAAGAAAGTATAGTTTCTGCTAATGGCAGATGCTCAAGAGCAGGTCTTTTCAAGCCAAATAATAGCCTTGTACCACTCTCAACTCTTTTGATTCCGTTAAAAGCCAAGCCTGTTCTTGGTCTTTCAGCAAAATCCCAGGAGCCCAATTTGGGATATCCAGCAGCCAGCATTAAAGTTAGAGGTTCACATAAGAGGAGAAAGCCTAAAATGTGGATGATTGGAGTTTACATAGCTATCGGCATAGTCGGGCTTCTGGCTTGCTTAGCTATTGGTGCagcctttttctttattcattgCAAGAGAAAGAAGGAAGATCCAATCAAGAATGGAGATTCGGAGCTTCAACAACTGAGTTTGAGCATCAGAACCACGAGTGATAAGAAAGTCTCGTTTGAGGGATCTCAATACAATTTTGATGATCCGATTACTGCTACTACCACTCCCCACAAGATGCGGGACGAAAACTACACATTTGAGGAGCTGCAGAAGGCCACAGAGGACTTCAGTTTGAGTAACCTCATTGAGGGCTCTGTATTTCACGGCCGGCTCAAGGGGAAAAACTTGGCCATAAAACGTGTCCCTTCAGATGttatctcaaaaattgattatgaGATTCTACAGGATAGAATTCACCGTCACCCCAACACAATCAGGCTCTTGGGAACTTGCCTGACAGACAGTCCTGATTCATACATAGTTCTTGAGTACGCGAAGAACGGTTCCTTGAAGGACTGGATCCACGGTGGATTGGCAATCAAGAGCCATTTCATTGCTTCTTGCAATTGTTTCTTGACATGGAATCAGAGGGTGAAAGTCTGTGTAGATGTGGCAACAGCCTTACAGCACATGCACCACATCATGAATCCTAGTTATGTCCACAGGAACATAAAGAGCCGAAACATATTTCTTGATGAAGACTTCAGCGCAAAAGTTGGTAATTTCGGTATGGCAAACTGCAGTGGACAAGAAGCAGAGGATCAAGAATCATATCAAGCGGCCTGGAACAAAGGATACTTAGCACCTGAGTATCTCAGTGAAGGTATAATCTCTCCAAGTGTGGATGTTTTTGCTTACGGGGTGGTCTTACTGGAGGTTTTGTCTGGAAAACCTCCAATCACACGGGAAGAAGGCAAGGAAGACGGAAGTTTGATCAAGCTGTCGGATGAAATCAAGCAGATTTTGCAATCAGAAGATGCAGAGGAATTGAGGGAATGGATAGATGGTGCATTGGGGGAGAATTATTCGTTCGATGGAGCAGTGATGGTGGCGAATCTTGCAAGATCTTGCGTGGAGGATGA